From a region of the Leptospira kmetyi serovar Malaysia str. Bejo-Iso9 genome:
- a CDS encoding succinate dehydrogenase/fumarate reductase iron-sulfur subunit yields the protein MDLKLKVWRQKSGEEKGKIVDYDAKDISPNMSFLEMLDVVNEELITKGDDPIAFEHDCREGICGSCNLMINGQAHGPHQGVTSCQLHMRSFKDGDTVYVEPWRAKAFPVIKDLVVDRSAFDRIIQSGGFISINTGGAPDANALPIPKVDADVAMDAATCIGCGACVASCKNASAMLFVSAKITHLGLLPQGKVEQKERVKKMINAMDEEGFGNCTNQYECEAVCPKSIKRDFIRTMNRDYILS from the coding sequence ATGGATCTGAAACTCAAAGTCTGGAGACAAAAGAGCGGAGAAGAAAAGGGAAAGATCGTAGACTACGATGCGAAAGATATTTCCCCGAACATGTCTTTCTTGGAAATGCTCGACGTAGTCAACGAAGAACTCATTACCAAAGGGGACGATCCGATCGCGTTTGAACACGATTGTCGCGAGGGAATCTGCGGTTCTTGCAACCTCATGATCAACGGACAAGCGCACGGACCGCACCAAGGAGTTACTTCTTGTCAGTTGCACATGCGTTCCTTCAAAGACGGAGACACCGTCTATGTGGAACCTTGGAGAGCGAAGGCGTTTCCCGTCATCAAGGATCTCGTCGTGGACAGAAGCGCGTTCGATAGAATCATCCAATCCGGAGGTTTTATCAGCATTAACACCGGCGGGGCTCCGGACGCAAACGCATTACCGATTCCTAAAGTGGATGCGGACGTTGCGATGGACGCCGCGACTTGTATCGGATGCGGGGCTTGTGTCGCTTCCTGCAAAAACGCGAGTGCGATGTTGTTCGTATCCGCAAAGATCACTCACCTCGGTCTTTTACCACAAGGAAAAGTGGAACAAAAAGAACGCGTGAAAAAAATGATCAACGCAATGGACGAGGAAGGATTCGGAAATTGCACAAACCAATACGAATGCGAAGCGGTGTGTCCGAAATCGATCAAAAGGGATTTTATCCGCACGATGAACCGGGATTACATTCTTTCTTAA
- the eno gene encoding phosphopyruvate hydratase, giving the protein MSHNSQIQKIHAREIIDSRGNPTVEVDVTLADGSFGRAAVPSGASTGEYEAVELRDGDKHRYLGKGVLKAVEHVNVKIQEVLKGEDGLDQNRIDQLMLEADGTKNKGKLGANAILGTSLAVAKAAAAHSKLPLYRYIGGNFARELPVPMMNIINGGAHADNNVDFQEFMILPVGAKSFREGLRMGAEVFHSLKAVLKGKNLNTAVGDEGGFAPDLTSNVEAIEVILQAIEKAGYKPEKDVLLGLDAASSEFYDKSKKKYVLGAENNKEFSSAELVDYYANLVSKYPIITIEDGLDENDWDGWKLLSDKIGKKVQLVGDDLFVTNIEKLSKGIASGVGNSILIKVNQIGSLSETLASIEMAKKAKYTNVVSHRSGETEDVTISHIAVATNAGQIKTGSLSRTDRIAKYNELLRIEEELGKSAVYKGRETFYNL; this is encoded by the coding sequence ATGTCTCATAACTCTCAAATTCAGAAAATTCACGCTCGGGAAATCATCGACTCTCGAGGAAATCCAACCGTGGAGGTTGACGTAACACTCGCAGACGGATCTTTCGGAAGAGCCGCAGTTCCATCCGGAGCATCGACCGGAGAATACGAAGCCGTAGAACTCAGAGACGGCGACAAACACCGTTATCTCGGAAAAGGTGTACTCAAAGCGGTAGAACACGTAAACGTAAAAATCCAGGAAGTTCTGAAAGGCGAAGACGGACTCGATCAAAACAGAATCGACCAACTGATGCTCGAGGCGGACGGAACCAAAAACAAAGGCAAACTCGGAGCCAACGCGATCCTGGGAACCTCTCTCGCGGTCGCCAAAGCGGCGGCGGCGCATTCTAAACTTCCACTGTACCGTTATATCGGCGGGAACTTTGCGCGCGAACTTCCGGTTCCGATGATGAACATCATCAACGGCGGGGCGCACGCGGACAACAACGTGGACTTTCAGGAATTTATGATTCTTCCCGTAGGAGCCAAAAGTTTCCGCGAGGGACTCCGAATGGGCGCCGAAGTATTCCATTCTTTAAAAGCGGTTCTGAAGGGTAAGAATTTGAACACCGCGGTCGGTGACGAAGGCGGCTTTGCTCCGGACTTAACGAGCAACGTGGAAGCGATCGAAGTCATTCTCCAGGCGATCGAAAAGGCAGGATATAAACCCGAAAAAGACGTTTTATTGGGACTCGACGCGGCTTCTTCCGAGTTTTACGACAAAAGCAAAAAGAAATACGTACTCGGTGCCGAAAATAATAAGGAATTCTCCAGCGCGGAACTCGTGGATTATTATGCGAACTTGGTTTCCAAGTATCCGATCATTACCATCGAGGACGGCTTGGATGAAAACGACTGGGACGGCTGGAAACTTCTTTCCGATAAGATCGGGAAAAAAGTTCAGCTCGTAGGAGACGATCTTTTTGTGACGAACATCGAGAAACTCTCCAAAGGAATCGCTTCCGGAGTCGGAAATTCGATTTTGATCAAAGTAAATCAGATCGGTTCCCTTTCGGAAACGTTGGCTTCGATAGAAATGGCGAAAAAAGCGAAATATACAAACGTTGTAAGCCATAGAAGCGGCGAAACCGAGGACGTTACGATCTCGCACATCGCGGTTGCGACTAACGCGGGTCAGATCAAAACGGGTTCGCTTTCCAGAACGGATCGAATCGCGAAATACAACGAGCTTCTCAGAATCGAAGAGGAACTCGGAAAATCCGCGGTTTACAAAGGTAGGGAGACATTCTACAACCTGTAA
- a CDS encoding septum formation initiator family protein translates to MTSLSTKVFWFSCFLSGLFYFIVLGESGIVVRSQLEESLASLQLDVERLAYENRQLEEKQKILKNDQVALEREARRFYLLSENAHIVKFRETENSSELKPVLASRLNAFRPGKQFPVPPIHFIRIFYAIFASFTCIGVFIKMRKKKLDFTNY, encoded by the coding sequence ATGACTTCTCTTTCGACTAAAGTCTTTTGGTTCTCTTGTTTTCTCTCGGGACTGTTTTATTTTATCGTCCTAGGAGAATCCGGAATCGTAGTACGTTCCCAGTTGGAAGAATCCCTCGCGTCCTTACAGTTAGACGTGGAAAGACTCGCCTATGAAAATAGACAGTTGGAAGAGAAGCAGAAGATTTTAAAAAACGATCAAGTGGCCCTCGAAAGAGAGGCCCGAAGATTCTATCTTTTGAGCGAAAACGCTCATATCGTCAAATTTAGGGAAACGGAGAATTCTTCCGAACTCAAACCCGTTCTCGCGTCCAGACTCAATGCGTTTCGTCCCGGTAAACAATTTCCGGTTCCGCCGATTCATTTTATTCGTATTTTCTACGCAATCTTCGCTAGTTTTACCTGTATTGGAGTTTTCATAAAAATGAGGAAGAAGAAACTGGACTTTACCAACTACTAA
- the lepA gene encoding translation elongation factor 4 produces the protein MSDKQQFIRNFSIIAHIDHGKSTLADRLLEIGQVTNDRTKKDQILDSMDIERERGITIKANNATFDYLADDGNTYIMNLLDTPGHVDFTYEVSRSLKACEGVLLIVDASQGVEAQTLANLYLAMEQDLEILPVMNKIDLPAADVEKTKVQIEESLGLDSEKAVAISAKTGLNVKAVLEAITKEIPAPKGDPNGPLKALVYDSYFDPYMGVVIKIRVFDGSIKKGDRILMMSTGKDFNVNEVGINRITLTPKDSLGAGEVGYIIAGIKKVSDAKTGDTVTSFSNPTKESIPGYKEAKPMVFAGLFPINGEQFDELVDAIEKLKLNDAALVFEKESSVALGFGFRVGYLGLLHMEIVQERLEREFNLDLITTAPSVKYIIRSKDGTVEEIDNPSRFPEPITIDSTEEPYVKATVITPNEYVGNIMALAMDKRGIQLDTVYLTQDKVQLTYELPLAELIFEFYDKLKSFTRGYASLDYEPSGYKASQLVKMDILVNGEPVDALSMIVHRTKAEQRGREIIEKLKDLIPRHQFMIPIQAAVGGKILARESISALRKNVTAKCYGGDITRKKKLLEKQKEGKKRMKQIGNVEIPQEAFLAVLKTGN, from the coding sequence ATGAGTGATAAACAGCAATTCATCCGTAACTTTTCCATCATCGCCCACATCGACCACGGTAAGTCCACCTTGGCCGACAGACTTTTGGAGATCGGTCAAGTTACAAACGACCGAACCAAAAAGGATCAGATTTTGGATTCGATGGACATCGAGAGAGAAAGAGGGATTACGATCAAGGCCAACAACGCGACCTTCGATTATCTCGCCGACGACGGCAATACTTATATCATGAATCTTCTCGATACGCCGGGCCACGTGGATTTTACGTATGAAGTTTCCCGCTCTCTCAAAGCCTGCGAAGGAGTTCTTCTGATCGTGGACGCGAGTCAAGGTGTGGAAGCGCAAACACTCGCCAATCTCTATCTCGCGATGGAACAGGATCTCGAAATTCTTCCGGTGATGAATAAGATCGATCTACCTGCGGCCGACGTGGAAAAAACAAAAGTGCAGATCGAAGAAAGTTTGGGGCTCGATTCCGAAAAGGCCGTCGCGATATCCGCAAAAACCGGACTCAACGTAAAAGCGGTTTTAGAAGCGATCACAAAAGAAATTCCCGCTCCGAAAGGAGATCCGAACGGACCTCTCAAGGCGCTCGTATATGATTCTTACTTCGATCCTTATATGGGAGTTGTGATTAAGATCCGAGTGTTCGACGGTTCGATCAAAAAGGGCGATCGGATTCTCATGATGAGCACAGGTAAGGACTTTAACGTCAACGAAGTCGGAATCAATCGAATCACCTTAACTCCGAAGGACAGCCTCGGCGCCGGAGAAGTGGGTTATATCATCGCGGGAATCAAAAAGGTTTCCGACGCAAAAACCGGGGACACGGTCACGTCATTTTCCAATCCTACCAAGGAATCGATTCCCGGTTATAAAGAAGCGAAGCCGATGGTATTCGCGGGACTTTTTCCGATCAACGGAGAACAATTCGACGAACTCGTGGACGCGATCGAAAAACTCAAGTTAAACGACGCCGCTCTCGTGTTCGAAAAGGAAAGTTCGGTCGCGCTCGGTTTCGGATTCCGAGTCGGTTATCTCGGACTTCTTCACATGGAAATCGTTCAGGAAAGATTGGAGAGAGAATTCAATCTCGATCTGATCACTACCGCGCCTTCCGTGAAATACATCATTCGAAGTAAGGATGGAACCGTCGAGGAAATCGACAACCCTTCCCGCTTTCCCGAGCCGATTACGATCGATTCTACTGAAGAACCTTACGTAAAGGCGACGGTCATTACTCCGAACGAATACGTGGGTAACATCATGGCCCTCGCGATGGACAAACGGGGAATCCAGTTGGATACGGTTTATCTCACTCAGGACAAGGTTCAACTCACGTATGAACTTCCTCTTGCAGAGCTTATATTCGAATTTTATGATAAACTAAAGTCTTTTACCCGAGGTTACGCGTCTCTCGATTACGAACCGTCCGGCTACAAGGCGTCTCAACTCGTCAAGATGGACATTCTCGTAAACGGCGAACCCGTGGACGCTCTTTCCATGATCGTTCATAGAACGAAGGCGGAACAAAGGGGAAGGGAAATCATCGAAAAGCTGAAGGATCTAATTCCGAGACATCAGTTTATGATCCCGATTCAGGCCGCGGTCGGCGGAAAAATTCTCGCGAGAGAAAGTATCTCCGCGCTTCGTAAGAACGTAACCGCGAAATGTTACGGCGGGGACATCACTCGTAAGAAAAAACTTTTAGAGAAACAGAAAGAAGGGAAAAAAAGAATGAAGCAGATCGGGAACGTGGAAATTCCTCAGGAAGCGTTCTTGGCGGTTCTCAAAACCGGGAACTGA
- a CDS encoding DUF6989 domain-containing protein: MKVSEKHAFGFHICFAVLAILILFLPGGVATGWRVFSLVLIYNVGVPTFARVWAHERWLDLWLFLLPLSFFQVFPDWFLSQVLNTVEFPEDGFPKIGSVSGYMAGLWVIPLFISTFISVRYRKRRPDAPALQSYLVGGLVAFLIFLGSEEGSYLIPVWFAKNVWTIGHVAVYVLVPEFILAVFACYAYHVSEYSSLPEKVLWAFLTMLVYLGALGFFFLFLEGRVKFPV, encoded by the coding sequence ATGAAAGTTTCTGAAAAACACGCATTCGGTTTTCATATTTGTTTTGCCGTTTTGGCGATTTTGATTTTGTTTCTTCCCGGCGGTGTCGCCACGGGTTGGCGGGTGTTCTCTCTGGTTTTGATTTACAACGTGGGAGTTCCCACATTTGCCAGAGTTTGGGCGCATGAACGCTGGTTGGATCTTTGGCTCTTTCTTCTTCCCTTAAGTTTTTTTCAGGTCTTTCCGGATTGGTTTCTTTCTCAAGTTTTGAACACTGTGGAATTTCCCGAGGACGGATTTCCGAAGATCGGTAGCGTTTCGGGTTATATGGCCGGACTTTGGGTGATTCCATTATTTATTTCCACGTTCATTTCCGTTCGTTATCGAAAACGTCGACCCGACGCGCCCGCGCTCCAAAGTTATTTGGTCGGTGGATTGGTTGCTTTTTTGATTTTTTTAGGTTCGGAAGAAGGTTCTTATTTGATTCCGGTTTGGTTTGCGAAAAACGTTTGGACGATCGGGCATGTCGCGGTTTATGTTCTGGTTCCCGAATTCATTTTGGCGGTTTTCGCTTGTTACGCTTATCATGTTTCGGAATATTCTTCCCTTCCTGAAAAAGTTCTTTGGGCGTTTCTGACGATGCTTGTGTATTTGGGTGCGCTTGGTTTTTTCTTTTTGTTTTTAGAAGGTCGGGTGAAGTTTCCGGTCTGA
- a CDS encoding ATP-dependent Clp protease proteolytic subunit, with amino-acid sequence MPETEKIAEVFEELTGSKISKNFLDHRKIFLWGPVTDESSKDLVGKLLYLEMKDPGKPITFFINSPGGVVTSGMTVFDTIKMITSPVHTVCMGMAASMGSVLLAAGKKGERSIWPNGKVMIHQPSIGGQIVAPATDLKIHAEEILKTKAKLNQILADACGHPVSKLEEDTDRDYYMDAEEAIKYGIVDKLATKIDFN; translated from the coding sequence ATGCCAGAAACAGAAAAAATCGCGGAAGTATTCGAAGAACTCACAGGAAGCAAAATTTCCAAAAATTTCCTCGACCACAGAAAGATTTTTCTCTGGGGTCCGGTAACCGACGAATCGTCTAAGGACCTTGTCGGAAAACTCCTCTACCTGGAAATGAAAGATCCGGGAAAACCGATCACGTTTTTTATCAATAGCCCCGGCGGTGTCGTCACTTCCGGAATGACCGTATTCGATACGATCAAGATGATTACTTCTCCGGTTCACACGGTTTGTATGGGAATGGCCGCATCCATGGGTTCGGTTCTTCTCGCAGCCGGAAAAAAGGGAGAACGTTCCATTTGGCCGAACGGAAAAGTGATGATTCACCAACCGAGCATCGGCGGTCAGATCGTGGCGCCCGCGACTGACTTGAAAATTCACGCGGAAGAAATCCTCAAAACGAAAGCGAAGTTGAATCAGATTCTCGCGGACGCTTGCGGACATCCCGTTTCCAAACTCGAAGAGGACACGGACCGAGACTATTACATGGACGCGGAAGAAGCGATCAAGTACGGAATCGTAGACAAACTCGCGACAAAAATCGATTTCAACTGA
- a CDS encoding fumarate reductase/succinate dehydrogenase flavoprotein subunit, with amino-acid sequence MSLDSKIPSGSIEQKWSNHKANIKLVNPANKRKFNIIVVGSGLAGASASATLAELGYNVKTFCFQDSPRRAHSIAAQGGINAAKNYQNDGDSVHRLFYDTVKGGDFRAREANVHRLAEVSVNIIDQCVAQGVPFAREYGGHLSNRSFGGAQVSRTFYAKGQTGQQLLLGAYSALSRQIGLGAVKMYPRTEMVELIVIDGHAKGIVVRDLVTGKLSTHMADAVVLGTGGYGNVFFLSTNAKGCNVTATWKAHKKGAFFANPCYTQIHPTCIPVSGDHQSKLTLMSESLRNDGRIWVPKKKGDTRNPADIPESERDYYLERKYPSYGNLSPRDIASRAAKEACDAGLGVGESGQGVYLDFADSIRRLGEPKIRDRYENLFQMYEQITGENPYKQPMRIYPAVHYTMGGLWVDYNLMSNLPGLFVIGEANFSDHGANRLGASALMQGLADGYFILPYTIGNYLAGVGFGSHPKEDHPEAKKALNDAEETTKKLLSIKGKRTVDSFHRQLGKLMWDKCGMARNDKGLREAIAEIPKIREEFWQNVNVPGSGVELNQSLEKAGRVADFLEFGELLCLDALTREESCGGHFREEYQEEGEAKRNDDKFCHATAWEFNGVDKKPTEHREKLEFENVHLATRSYK; translated from the coding sequence ATGAGTTTAGATTCTAAAATTCCAAGCGGCTCGATTGAACAAAAATGGTCCAATCACAAGGCCAACATCAAGTTGGTCAACCCCGCTAACAAAAGAAAATTCAACATCATCGTAGTCGGTTCCGGTCTTGCAGGAGCTTCCGCTTCCGCGACTCTCGCAGAACTCGGTTATAATGTGAAGACATTCTGTTTTCAAGACAGTCCTCGTAGAGCGCACAGTATCGCGGCTCAAGGGGGAATCAACGCGGCTAAGAATTATCAAAACGACGGAGACTCCGTTCATCGATTGTTCTACGACACCGTTAAGGGTGGAGACTTCCGCGCCAGAGAAGCGAACGTCCATCGTTTGGCGGAAGTTTCGGTGAACATCATCGATCAGTGTGTCGCGCAAGGAGTTCCTTTCGCGAGAGAATACGGCGGACATCTTTCCAACCGTTCTTTCGGCGGCGCTCAGGTTTCCAGAACCTTCTACGCAAAAGGTCAAACCGGACAACAGCTTTTACTCGGAGCTTATTCCGCTCTTTCTCGTCAGATCGGTCTCGGCGCCGTGAAGATGTATCCGAGAACGGAAATGGTCGAACTGATCGTAATCGACGGTCACGCAAAAGGAATCGTGGTTCGCGATCTCGTAACCGGAAAACTTTCGACTCATATGGCCGACGCGGTCGTACTCGGAACCGGCGGATACGGAAACGTATTCTTCCTTTCCACAAACGCAAAAGGTTGTAACGTAACCGCGACTTGGAAGGCTCACAAAAAAGGAGCGTTCTTCGCAAACCCATGTTATACGCAGATTCACCCGACTTGTATTCCCGTGTCGGGAGATCATCAATCCAAGCTGACTCTGATGTCCGAGTCTCTCAGAAACGACGGAAGAATCTGGGTTCCCAAAAAGAAAGGCGATACTCGCAACCCAGCGGATATCCCTGAATCCGAAAGAGATTATTATCTCGAAAGAAAATATCCAAGTTACGGAAACCTTTCCCCTCGTGATATCGCGTCCCGTGCGGCGAAAGAAGCCTGCGACGCCGGACTCGGCGTGGGAGAATCCGGTCAAGGTGTGTATCTCGACTTCGCGGATTCGATCCGAAGACTCGGAGAACCGAAGATCCGCGACCGTTACGAAAACCTCTTCCAGATGTATGAACAGATTACCGGTGAAAACCCATACAAACAACCGATGAGAATTTATCCTGCGGTTCACTACACCATGGGAGGTCTTTGGGTAGATTACAACCTGATGAGCAACCTTCCCGGTCTTTTCGTAATCGGTGAAGCGAACTTCTCCGATCACGGTGCGAACCGCCTCGGAGCTTCGGCGCTGATGCAGGGACTTGCGGACGGATATTTCATTCTTCCTTATACGATCGGAAACTATCTCGCGGGAGTGGGATTCGGTTCTCATCCGAAAGAAGATCATCCGGAAGCGAAGAAGGCGTTGAACGACGCGGAAGAAACCACGAAAAAACTTCTTTCCATCAAGGGAAAAAGAACCGTTGATTCTTTCCACCGACAACTCGGTAAACTGATGTGGGACAAGTGCGGAATGGCGCGTAACGACAAAGGTTTGAGAGAAGCAATCGCCGAAATTCCTAAGATCAGAGAAGAATTCTGGCAAAACGTAAACGTTCCCGGAAGCGGAGTCGAACTCAACCAATCGCTTGAAAAAGCGGGAAGAGTCGCGGACTTCCTCGAATTCGGAGAACTTCTCTGTTTGGACGCGCTCACAAGAGAAGAATCCTGCGGAGGTCACTTCCGAGAAGAATACCAAGAAGAGGGAGAAGCGAAACGGAACGACGATAAATTCTGTCACGCGACCGCTTGGGAATTCAACGGAGTCGATAAAAAGCCGACCGAACACAGAGAAAAACTGGAGTTCGAAAACGTTCACCTCGCTACAAGGAGTTATAAATAA
- a CDS encoding YheT family hydrolase: MSSEAFKPKRFVKGKHLQTVYSTFFPPENRLRSSFYYEDILLQLSDGSGDALWLEHNPPISHYSSSGPKWNGIYLVMIHGMEGTSDSSYLVSLAQTALKKGYGCIRMNLRNCGRGQGFSKGTYNIGQTRDVQDVIDFVWEKLSHRIFLSGFSLSASLVLKYFGERRNHKVEAFSSTNPPLDLLKGCKFIDSSEGRFYRDRFVSEFRKKIKNKIIQLPPELEKNAFKTKTFFEFDDQVTAPFFGYKGAAEYYQDCSSIRYIPFIRHPGIVIHSEDDPVVPPFDWETIEWDKLPHIRTILSPKGGHVGFLTDPTPEIPDGRWLNKIILDYFDSKVNPGS, from the coding sequence ATGAGTTCAGAAGCCTTCAAACCGAAACGATTCGTCAAAGGCAAACACCTCCAAACCGTTTATAGCACTTTTTTTCCTCCCGAAAACCGATTGAGATCCTCGTTTTATTACGAGGACATTCTTCTCCAACTTTCCGACGGTTCGGGAGACGCGCTTTGGCTGGAACACAATCCTCCGATCTCGCATTATTCTTCCTCGGGTCCTAAGTGGAACGGAATTTATCTCGTTATGATTCACGGAATGGAAGGAACTTCGGACAGTTCTTATCTCGTAAGTTTGGCGCAGACCGCGCTTAAAAAAGGATACGGATGTATTCGGATGAATCTCAGAAACTGCGGCCGAGGTCAGGGATTTTCCAAAGGAACGTATAACATCGGTCAGACGAGGGACGTTCAAGACGTGATCGACTTCGTTTGGGAAAAACTTTCACATCGTATCTTTTTATCGGGATTCTCCCTTTCCGCGAGTTTGGTTTTGAAATACTTCGGAGAAAGAAGAAATCACAAAGTGGAAGCATTCTCTTCGACGAACCCTCCTCTGGATCTGCTCAAAGGTTGCAAGTTTATCGATTCGAGCGAAGGAAGATTTTACAGAGACAGGTTCGTATCCGAATTCCGCAAAAAGATCAAAAATAAAATCATTCAACTTCCGCCGGAATTGGAAAAGAACGCGTTTAAAACGAAAACGTTCTTCGAGTTCGACGATCAGGTGACCGCTCCCTTTTTCGGTTATAAAGGCGCCGCGGAATATTACCAGGATTGTTCGAGCATTCGATACATTCCGTTCATCCGTCATCCTGGAATCGTAATTCACTCGGAAGACGATCCTGTGGTTCCTCCTTTTGATTGGGAAACGATCGAATGGGACAAACTACCGCATATCCGCACGATCCTAAGTCCGAAGGGAGGACATGTCGGATTCTTAACCGATCCGACTCCCGAAATTCCGGACGGAAGATGGTTGAATAAAATAATCCTGGATTATTTCGATTCGAAAGTAAACCCTGGAAGCTGA
- a CDS encoding 1-aminocyclopropane-1-carboxylate deaminase, with protein sequence MSILRDDRLAFGAGTKARKFFGIHSELETKKIRSIVLQGELHSNALGAFSFLFRVFGYEVYTIAYARNLFKVTANSVLVKRNSHRLEIFSSRKEWENRIESFSTTNEESVLIPEYGMCSAATNGLDFLWKRIQISEYDRLVLDIGSGLVWLSANYSFGKRIPIYGVSVGLPKRKMIPWLEEKQKSLGFTNFVLDSEKIIESPFSSGFGSENPQVLEYSKSFYQKNGILLEPIYSANSVAAVQSRIDSGEWKGRTLYLHQGGLLNFLDRF encoded by the coding sequence ATGTCGATTCTCCGGGACGATCGTCTTGCCTTCGGAGCAGGAACCAAGGCCCGAAAGTTTTTCGGGATTCACAGCGAACTCGAAACGAAAAAGATCCGATCGATCGTTCTCCAGGGAGAATTGCATAGCAACGCGTTAGGCGCGTTTTCTTTTTTGTTCCGCGTTTTCGGCTATGAGGTTTACACGATCGCTTATGCGCGAAATCTTTTCAAGGTCACCGCAAATTCCGTTCTCGTTAAAAGAAATTCTCATCGTTTGGAAATCTTTTCTTCCCGAAAAGAATGGGAGAATCGAATCGAATCGTTTTCGACAACAAATGAAGAATCCGTTTTGATTCCGGAATACGGGATGTGTTCCGCGGCGACGAACGGTCTCGATTTCCTTTGGAAACGGATTCAAATTTCCGAATATGATCGTTTGGTGTTGGATATCGGCTCGGGTTTGGTTTGGCTTTCCGCGAACTATTCTTTCGGAAAAAGGATTCCGATCTACGGGGTCAGCGTCGGTTTGCCCAAGAGAAAGATGATTCCTTGGCTCGAAGAAAAACAAAAGTCGCTCGGATTTACAAATTTCGTTTTGGATTCGGAAAAAATCATAGAATCTCCGTTCTCATCCGGATTCGGATCGGAGAATCCGCAAGTTTTAGAATATTCAAAATCCTTTTATCAGAAAAACGGAATTCTTTTGGAGCCGATTTATTCCGCAAATTCCGTAGCGGCCGTTCAAAGCCGGATCGATTCGGGAGAATGGAAAGGCCGCACTTTGTATCTGCATCAAGGCGGTCTTTTGAATTTTTTAGATCGTTTCTAA
- a CDS encoding nuclear transport factor 2 family protein: MSEQRQIIETYLKLLSDFVLERKEFETIFHAEIEQIEYPNALTKTITTSDFETLLQRMPAGKNLLKRQSMKIRNFMEIGNTAVVEADWEATVKTDLGPFQADQNLKAYFCMIFEFKDGKIFRQKNYDCFEPFV, translated from the coding sequence ATGAGCGAACAAAGACAAATCATAGAAACGTATCTAAAACTTCTTTCCGACTTCGTCTTAGAAAGAAAAGAATTTGAAACGATTTTCCATGCGGAAATCGAACAAATCGAATATCCGAACGCTCTTACAAAAACGATCACAACCAGCGATTTCGAAACTCTTCTCCAAAGAATGCCCGCGGGCAAAAATCTTCTCAAACGACAATCCATGAAAATCCGAAACTTTATGGAAATCGGAAATACCGCCGTAGTGGAAGCCGACTGGGAAGCGACGGTCAAAACGGACTTAGGACCGTTTCAAGCGGATCAAAATTTGAAGGCGTATTTTTGTATGATCTTCGAGTTCAAAGACGGCAAAATTTTCAGACAGAAAAACTACGATTGTTTCGAACCGTTTGTGTAA